The Culex quinquefasciatus strain JHB chromosome 2, VPISU_Cqui_1.0_pri_paternal, whole genome shotgun sequence genome contains the following window.
CCGCCTTGTTATGCATCACCAGACTGTTGTCGACAAAGTAGAAGCTGTCCGAGCGCGTCTCAAACGGGTTCATAATCATCTCGTTCACTGGAAAATGgggttgaggtttttttttgtgttatgtgGTGAAGAGATTTGATTAATTTCAATTGCAGCTCAGCGTCGAGATTTATCCGGTGTGACCATCTGATGCATATTGATGAGGACAATCATCGGGGTTTTCATTTTCTTCGGTGGTTTTTAACGGGGGGCTTGATGGTGGCTGATTCAATGGTGCATGAAATATTCAGTTTAGACAGAAAGTTTTAGTTTTCACTTTTTCTTCGCTCATTTTAAGTATTCTTGTTTATCTATCTAAACATGATCGATTCCTAGCATTTTCCGTAGTTCTATAAAGTTGTTCTCCGGATCCCAACCAAAtgcacggtgtattttttttgagaccccaaaggtaaaaaaatcggtatgtctgatatttggcaccgtgaaaaaaaggcttttcccgacattttgcggggtataccgaaatatttcgtcgggggtctagagcaactttttttttttgaagattattttttgaatttatggaatatttgttcaaaaaagtcacaggaAATCGGTGCATTTATGtcaaatcactcaaatttcttatgaatatgccttggggactctaaccaaccatatttgaccaatatttgacctccaataaaaaaaatcgagctaaatttatcagatttctagcattctttgaaattaccccaaaatccaagctggaaactccGATACGACCTAAGTAAATCTGAGTTTTGTAATGAATgctattaaataattttcatgaatttcgtcaaaacttgttgtaatttttatggtttaataaaatattatcatcataaaaaatatctgaGTAGGCAGCgcccatcatgtgaaaggtTATTAAATCAAggaattttggagaaaggcactatttatttcaggaaattgggcatatctctgcttatattgaaccaaaactgatacttttttatggaacttgttcagaaaactgttctctacaatttGACTGattctaaaatgatttaaatgtAATAGTGTGATGTGACagaggattaaaaaaataattatcggaacctattgggtaataaacgcttatttattgaataatccatgttttgcatttttgaatgctcaaattcgtatctggacaatgtgttgctgtattttcatgacaaattgcactaagggtttccagcttggattttggggtaatttcaaagaaagctagaaatctggtaaattttgttagattttttttggtgaaggGCAAATATGGGTCAAATATAATTGGTTGAGTCggcaaggcatattcataagaagtttgagtgatatcaacataaattcaccgattttctgtgcattttttcggtataccccgcaaagtgtcgggaaagagcccttcttttaCGGtgtcaaatatcagacataccgaattttttatcattattttgttCTCAAAACACAccgtgaaatgtttttttttctttaactagatatgaagttgaaaaaaggtAGCATGGTACAAATGCTTTAAAGCCTGCACTTCAGGACAAGGTTGGACTCACTTAaagcacagagaacagatgtatatcattgaacaaacagcattgaaaaacgtgtgtaaaaattcaaaccaaaatacgttgaaaagagctatagggtgtgcaccatccgtctagatagcgccacttccaaaatcatgatggcctacagtagcagaacgttggaccatctaatcactgcataaaacattccgtacgaacgacatcagaccaatgtctgactgtccttcatcagagggttgcaatttcacgcgccaaagaaggtaaacaaaacgaaatcggacataacatgtgtaaaggggctattttaagttgtcgcttgaaaaattatttttgaatgaattttctgttatgttttcgttaatgttaatgcatttttgcaatatttttagtCAACTGGAATTATACAGAAGTGAATGTTATATTTAAATGAGGTTAACATttactttttttcgaaattattgagcctttttcattttaagtcaagtattctcagccgcgacggtggcgccgccaagcgtatcctgcacactctaatttctttgatgcaagattgtatgcaacgcaTTTTTTGAGTGCAACAttgtttacacacaagttagagcttagatgtacatctgttctctgtgcttAAGGTGAACCGGAAAGGCACCGCCATATTGACACCATGAGTCGAGTTTTTAAAAGCAAGTTTACGGGAAAACAGTAACTCAtggtttttataatttattgaaaataattaaaaaaataattagcaaaaacacaaaattatacaatttaggtatttaaaatgatttaaaatcaatcatttatgtgtctttaatgaaaatttctagtttagctttttttttgccacCGCTATTTAActgtttaacatttttaactttttcacgTTTGACAGGCTTTCAAAACCGCGAAAAATTAAGCGATTCTCCTTTCTTGAAAAATGTGGAATAATTTTTATACTCAAAATGGACATAAATCCATTGTTATAAAAAACAGCCTGTTTACAGCCTGTcgaacgatcgtcttccgtagcgctattgtttgagcgagacagtttttgacgaattattcgagcagttgccTCCTCTCATTCCCCAAACCAATCCCCCAATGCCATGTcacacgagcacgagagaccgatccgagggcgtggagatgagcgagattgaggggaaacCTCGTGCatttttgacccatctagagatcgttaccgatcatatacacggagaaaaaaaagttcccaaaatcgtgaacaagcgttcatgaaaatgggaactcTTTGTTCTCCGTGTAGCCCAaccttcagctcgaattttgccaGAGAGCATGTAaccgagtcgaaagtagcatttctggagttttttttaaggtccaataaaccaaattttcagtttttgctttttgagtgtttttaaccCGCGgttaaaacacccaaaaagcaaaaacttgaaatttcaaaattacaaaaaaaaaactccagatttgaagCTCTTCTTTAAGTATTGTAacagagttcttcaacgctcagactcagtcgccaacagatcgtccgagagatAGGATGGGATGGGGTTTGGGGAGGTTTGGGACTTGACAAAGTCAATTCCCGCAGCAcagttgcaaagtaaccgccgaccttacaagtcgcattatcaacgccagtccgcagtttgtgtgcgcgtcgccgcttttttttaaatgtgcaccgtagacaaaaacagtgtggttctggatttttgtcaactccaaacCCAACCAAGCCcgaagcttgtaaaaaaattcctcgcagaccttcaagtaaaccaagaaaacttgcgagcattgcaattatgcaatagaagaagaatagccgtgttgcagttcgccgactcagcagtggcctcgtccatcatcgacaaacctctggtatatcagggttgcaaaatcccgatttacctggacaacaacgctacggaagttcgtgtgcttgacctacctctaggcataagcaatgacGACGTAGTAAAAGTGATGAGGAAATACGGCGAAATTTTGACCATCgccaacgaccgctggattaacttcttcccaggaatcccaaatggagttcggaccctgcggatgttgctgaaacagccaacgccgaaatcaatcactgtaaacaatgctgctgcaacagtgacgattataggcaaaaaatcgctttgcaaactcaaagcaaagaataaaaaatgtgcggattcaactaaaaaggtgaaccaaaaaagcagtacaccaccgattgaacctgagccaagtagcagcagcagcagtaaaagcaacaacagtaaatCAGACCAACATCCAAAGCAAACAAGTCAAATtgacgaagaagacaacgatggattcgagaccgtgctttctaagcacactcgcaaaacccggaagcgcttacaagcatatttggacgcggatgacgaattgacaacaaaacgaagagagatggctgaagaagaaacaacagatgaagaagatgaagatgtcataaaagcaaaatattataggaATAAGTGTCATGAGATAACTGCTAAATCCCTGGAGGATGAGGACgaagataaaattgaagaacttgataatttaagatcaaaattttccgctaaatatttgaatCATAGacagaaatatttagaaaaaaggcatggtaacaattattgaaatatagccagacaagtgatttaaaactctgtaacctttcctcttccactatccaccttgaagagatgaatgcacaatggtgtaaagtctctataataaaacaaaaaaaaaataaaaattcccgcagcagccgaattcccctctcgaccgccacctaccccttttgcctcgccagatgggtttcaagccaTAGACCTCCCGCTTACAAAACGAAACCcgtaccactacaccacgggagctcggctggtaggcagttggactcacaatccaaaggtcatcagtttGAATCCTGGAGTAGAGGGaagtttaggtgtaaaaagaggtttgcaattgactCAACAATCTCacaccttcggacacctagtttcgagtaggaatctcgcaatcgagaacgccaaggcaatgctgtacagcgaataatttgattgatttaCAGATTGTTGGTTGACCTTAGAATTTATTGATTTCAGCGTTTCAGTCATTTTGTGTAAAAtatgtgagcaactctctacgaaatcggccgatttcgaccatttttattttttgtatttttttatttggctcaaactttgtgggggccttccctatgaccaaataagctattttgtgtcattggttcacccatacaagtctccatacaattttggctgctgtccatacaaaaatagtatgtaaatattcaaacagctgtaacttatgagtgatttttctgatcaatttgttgtcttcggcaaagttgtaggtattgttgaggacaattgcgaaaaaaataggtacacggaaaaaaaattgcagatttttttatcaacttttttttcactaaaactcaatttcccaaaatacgtattttttgattttcgagattttttgatatgttttaggggacgaaaatccgcaacttttgagctatagagaaacatggtcaaaaaatctgccgccgagttatgattttttgaaaaaaaatagtgatttttggaaaaaatcgaaatttcatgcaaaaacaaatctgaagttattttttaatgcaaaattgaatttgcaatcgaaaactattttacaatttttttgataaaggcctccgttttcaagatatagccaccgaaagcttgattttagcaaaatatttgcagtttttcgaattttaaaaatagtgaccatgagcgaccattactaaaaatattttttttttgaaaattcagaaaatttgctataaaattgtctaagagacattgaagataggacctcgggttgctgagatacagccgcttcaagaaaaagaaacacgaaaattgaaattttctaagtctcatcaaaacaacccaccattttctaatgtcgatatctcagcaactaatggtccgattttcaatgttaaaacatgaaacggtcgtgaaattttccgatcttttcgaaaaaaatattttgaaattttttaaatcaagactaacattttaaaagggccaaacattgaatattatgcccatttaaaatgctagtcttgattaaattattttcaaaatattttttttcgaaaagatcggattttacaaatgtttcatgtattaacattgaaaatcggaccattagttactgagatattaatattaatttctgaagcaactgGAAATAGACCTTGCTTAACCGTTTAAggcctgaaattaaaaaaaatatgtttatagcTAATGATGGGAAGATGATCCTgaggaccatacgaaaattataggctactttagaaaaaaaatgaaaaaaatggtgggttgttttggtgagacttagaaaacttcaattttcgtgtttctttttcttgaagcggctgtatctcagcaacccgaggtcctatcttcaatgtctcttagacaattttatagcaaattttctgaacttttcaaaaaaaaaaattttagaaatggtcgctcatggtcactatttttaaaattcgaaaaactgcaaatattttgctaaaatcaagctttcggtggctatatcttgaaaacggagccctttatcaaaaaattgtaaaatagttttcgattgcaaattcaattttgcatcaaaaaataacttcagatttgtttttgcatgaaatttcgattttttccaaaaatcactatattttcaaaaaatcataactcggcggcagactttttgaccatgtttctcaatagcgcaaaagttgcggattttcgtcccctaaaacatataaaaaaatctcgaaaatcaaaaaatacgtattttgggaaattgagttttagtgaaaaaaaagttgataaaaaaatttgcaattttttttcggtgtacctatttttttctcaattgtcctcaacaatacctacaactttgcccaagacaccaaattgatcagaaaattaactcaaaagttacagctgtacataccatttttgtatggacagcagccaaaattgtatggagacttgtatgggtgaaccaatgacacaaaatagctaatttggtcataggaaaggcccccacaaagtttgagccaaatcaaaaaatacaaataaaatccatttccggttttggtagagaattgctcatgtactTCTGGATTGAacccaaatttatttaaatccgtaagaaaaaaaaatgttccgaaaTTTGTACATTTCGTGAGTTAATGTTCTTCTTAAAAATTGTTACATTAGTCAATAAAATGTGCAgtaatcaaagattgacccatcactaggctaaatacaaaatttgagctcattctgatcaCGGTAATAAATAGCTCTGTAGGAAATGAGCAAGCAActttccatcatttttttttgtattaaaacattgtttaaaataaaaGCATCAGCAAACTTTCCAACATATGAGAATGTTTCCAACAAGGTTCTGAATGCCCTACAATTTTCGCAAGGAAACCAATCTATTGGAAATCCCTTTTCAAAATAGAAATTGGAACATTTTCAATAATGAACAAACAGTTGTCGATTACAGTATCATTTACCTTTCAGCCACCATCATCGCCCTCCTCAATTATTCGCGCACCACGAAGGGATATTGTTTCCGTTTTCGTATAATGCAAGTGGCACAGAATTAAAAGCCCCTCCAGCCGTGCCTCTCACTTTGCACCTTCCACTAAATGAACTTACCTAGATCCGGTGGGATGGTGGGAAATTCGTAAATATGCTCACAGGTGTTTTTCGAGTACGGAATGCAGTAGCCAAACTCAAAGTCGAACGTTTTCAGCAGTTTGTCCTGGAAAAAGTGCCGCTCAATCATCCGAAAGTTTTTCACACTCCGCCCGCCGACCGTGAATTCCACGCTGGAAATGGAGAAATTTTCCACATGAAATTAGTCGCGCTTTTCTTTGTGGGTACATCGTATAACACGTACGTTGCCCCGACAGTTTTCAGCTTGAGGAACTGTGGCGTGAACTGGTACCGTACGTATCGTCCCGCGTTCAAGTCCATGGGTTCCTCGTCGAGTTCGGTGGCGGCGGGATGGTCATCGGTTCCCTCGACCGCCCCAGCACCGGAACACGAATCGGTGGCACTGCTCTGGGCTGCAGCTGTGGGCTGTTCCGGTGGGCCAGGTTTGGCAATCTCGAACAGGACGGCCCCACTCTCCATGTCTCGGATTTTGAAGCGGGTAAAGTCAATGTCGTACACGTTGGCTTCCGGGGCGCACAGGTAGTCGTCggtgattttggtcatcttCAGCACGTAATCGGGCGTGATGACCGCGGGCAGTGGACTGCTGCCGATGGGtgtagctgctgctgctgcactcgCAGCCGATTCTTCACTGGGCCCCGCCGAGGACGAACCCTTTGGGGCAGCTGACGAAATCGATGAAAGCTTCTTTCCGACGACGCTCATTCTGGTTGGTCCTTCCAGTAACAAAAGACTACGCGAACTTTAACACCAATTGAATAATCTTACGCACGATTATTATCCTTCTTTTTTTCGTTCGTTTATTCGTTCACGTCACGCTCAGAACATTTCGTGTCCTTTTTCACGACGGCGACGTCGACTGGACCATCAGGTATGACACAGaatgtcacttttttgtttattttttcacc
Protein-coding sequences here:
- the LOC6031480 gene encoding protein unc-119 homolog yields the protein MSVVGKKLSSISSAAPKGSSSAGPSEESAASAAAAATPIGSSPLPAVITPDYVLKMTKITDDYLCAPEANVYDIDFTRFKIRDMESGAVLFEIAKPGPPEQPTAAAQSSATDSCSGAGAVEGTDDHPAATELDEEPMDLNAGRYVRYQFTPQFLKLKTVGATVEFTVGGRSVKNFRMIERHFFQDKLLKTFDFEFGYCIPYSKNTCEHIYEFPTIPPDLVNEMIMNPFETRSDSFYFVDNSLVMHNKADYAYNGGL